A genomic window from Sphingobacterium spiritivorum includes:
- a CDS encoding SusD/RagB family nutrient-binding outer membrane lipoprotein: MKLLKFTYTGLLGLSLLTLASCSDEKFTEINTNPNLPSKVSTTSLLISAQKQTMDAIRSEEINYRGAQLFAQYFSQNIYTDPSRYQIPTSYSDNFWIKSYKALNNLNEIIKLNTDEATRIGVTANNAGTNTNQIAIARVLKSYLFHSLTDVFGDIPYESYGNKDPDFQALQQSPDNLTPKYATQEKIYKDILNELKQAADTLFKYSSANTFGTSDNIYKGSNQKWYKFANSLRLRLATRIALKDAALSRTHIESALAQGVFTSNDDNAAFKYSSASPNEAPLYRATVIANRKDFAVSNVIIDALKGIRGPFTTPDPRLAKYANPNASGVYNGQIYGLPLEAGQLFPESTISLPGTIINAANYAEVLQEYAEVQFLISEYKNWDQTAYANGVKASLTKWGVNETDAAAYLSALPAASKQNVLTQKYLALYNQGIESWSEIRRTGYPLFLIKSGDLLWTGLVGGVTKTYYFTPEVGQTIPNRLVYPIIEQNTNKANYQDALKSQGDDVITNKIWWNK, translated from the coding sequence ATGAAATTACTCAAATTCACATATACAGGTTTACTAGGTCTATCCTTATTGACACTGGCTTCATGCTCAGATGAGAAATTTACAGAGATAAATACAAATCCTAATCTTCCGTCTAAAGTATCGACGACAAGTCTGCTGATATCTGCTCAGAAACAAACTATGGACGCTATCCGCAGTGAAGAGATCAACTACAGAGGGGCACAATTATTTGCGCAGTATTTCAGTCAGAATATTTATACCGATCCGTCCCGTTATCAGATACCGACAAGTTATTCGGATAATTTCTGGATCAAATCGTATAAAGCCCTCAACAATCTGAATGAGATCATCAAACTCAATACAGATGAAGCTACACGCATCGGAGTGACGGCAAATAATGCAGGAACGAATACAAACCAGATTGCTATAGCACGAGTATTGAAGTCATACCTTTTTCATTCCCTGACAGATGTATTCGGAGATATCCCTTACGAATCATACGGCAATAAGGATCCTGATTTTCAGGCTTTACAACAAAGCCCGGACAATCTGACTCCAAAATATGCCACACAGGAAAAGATCTACAAAGATATTCTCAATGAACTGAAACAGGCCGCAGACACCTTATTCAAATACAGCTCTGCCAACACCTTTGGCACATCAGATAATATCTACAAAGGAAGCAATCAAAAATGGTATAAATTTGCAAACTCTTTGCGCCTGCGTCTGGCAACACGTATAGCACTCAAAGATGCCGCATTATCCCGTACACATATCGAAAGTGCGCTGGCACAGGGTGTATTCACATCAAATGATGACAATGCAGCCTTCAAATATTCATCAGCATCTCCAAATGAAGCGCCCTTATACCGTGCTACAGTAATTGCAAACAGAAAGGATTTTGCCGTTTCAAATGTCATTATCGATGCCCTGAAAGGAATTCGCGGACCATTTACAACTCCGGATCCGAGACTGGCTAAGTATGCCAATCCAAATGCAAGCGGTGTATATAACGGGCAGATCTACGGGTTGCCGCTCGAAGCAGGACAACTATTTCCCGAAAGCACCATCTCATTGCCGGGAACAATCATTAATGCAGCAAACTATGCCGAAGTATTACAGGAATACGCTGAAGTTCAGTTCCTGATTTCCGAATATAAAAACTGGGATCAGACAGCGTATGCCAATGGAGTAAAAGCTTCATTAACAAAATGGGGTGTAAATGAGACAGATGCAGCTGCATACCTGTCCGCATTACCGGCAGCCAGCAAACAAAATGTACTGACTCAAAAATACCTTGCCCTTTACAATCAGGGGATAGAATCCTGGTCAGAGATACGCCGGACAGGATATCCCTTATTCCTGATCAAAAGCGGAGATCTGCTATGGACGGGTCTTGTAGGAGGAGTCACAAAAACCTACTACTTTACACCTGAAGTAGGTCAGACTATTCCAAACCGATTGGTATATCCGATCATTGAGCAGAACACCAATAAAGCCAACTATCAGGATGCTTTAAAATCACAGGGCGACGACGTCATCACCAATAAAATATGGTGGAATAAATAA
- a CDS encoding ABC-F family ATP-binding cassette domain-containing protein, producing the protein MINVSNLSLRFGKRVLFEDVNLKFTAGNCYGIIGANGAGKSTFLKIVSGEIDPSTGSVAFTPGERMSVLKQNHYEFDKFSVIETILIGNQELYKIMKEKDAIYLKEDFTDADGERAGELESLFAEMDGWNAESNAATLLSNLGISEDLHYKLLEELDGNQKVRVLLAQALFGKPDILILDEPTNDLDINTIAWLEDFLATYEAIVLVVSHDRHFLDAVCTHIVDIDFSKMTIYTGNYSFWYESSQLVLKQRTDQNKKMEDKVKELQEFIRRFSANASKSKQATSRKKALDKINIEEIKPSNRKYPAIMFNQMNREPGDQTLSVEGLGKTVSGEVFFKDINFMINKGDKIAVLGRNSLITSAFYDIITGRDKDFQGEFKWGITITPADMPIENAEFFEGKNDNLIDWLREYTTNPEADEQFLRGFLGKMLFSGEEVLKKASVLSGGEKMRCMFSRMMLQGANFLIFDEPTNHLDLESITALNNGLKDFKGSMLFTSRDHELTETVANRIIELTPKGIIDKLMTYDEYINSEAVQAQRAEMYS; encoded by the coding sequence ATGATTAATGTGTCCAATCTTTCTCTTCGTTTCGGCAAACGTGTGCTGTTCGAAGATGTCAACCTTAAATTTACTGCTGGAAACTGCTACGGTATCATCGGTGCAAATGGTGCCGGAAAATCCACTTTCTTAAAGATTGTCTCCGGAGAGATCGATCCTTCAACAGGATCTGTAGCTTTCACACCCGGAGAAAGAATGTCTGTATTAAAACAGAATCACTATGAGTTTGATAAGTTTTCCGTAATTGAGACTATTCTGATCGGTAATCAGGAGCTCTACAAGATCATGAAGGAAAAAGATGCCATTTACTTAAAAGAAGATTTCACAGATGCAGATGGTGAACGTGCCGGTGAACTGGAAAGTCTTTTTGCGGAAATGGACGGATGGAATGCCGAAAGCAACGCAGCGACTTTATTGAGTAACCTGGGAATTTCGGAAGATCTGCATTATAAATTGTTAGAAGAACTGGATGGTAATCAGAAAGTACGTGTGCTTTTGGCGCAGGCTTTATTCGGAAAACCGGACATCCTGATTCTGGATGAGCCTACAAATGACCTGGATATCAATACTATTGCATGGTTAGAAGATTTCCTGGCGACTTATGAAGCAATCGTACTGGTCGTTTCTCACGACCGTCACTTTCTGGATGCCGTATGTACGCATATCGTAGATATTGACTTTAGTAAAATGACTATCTATACCGGTAACTATTCATTCTGGTATGAGTCTTCTCAACTGGTCCTGAAACAACGTACGGATCAGAATAAAAAGATGGAAGATAAAGTCAAGGAATTACAGGAATTTATCCGTCGTTTCTCGGCCAATGCTTCCAAATCCAAACAGGCAACTTCCCGTAAGAAAGCCCTTGATAAGATCAATATAGAAGAGATTAAACCTTCAAATCGTAAATATCCGGCGATCATGTTCAATCAGATGAACCGCGAACCGGGTGATCAAACTTTATCAGTAGAAGGCCTTGGCAAAACAGTCAGTGGAGAAGTATTCTTCAAAGACATTAACTTCATGATCAACAAAGGAGATAAGATTGCAGTTCTGGGACGCAATTCACTTATTACCTCTGCATTTTACGATATTATTACCGGTCGTGATAAAGATTTCCAGGGTGAATTCAAATGGGGAATTACCATTACCCCTGCCGATATGCCTATAGAGAATGCCGAATTCTTTGAGGGTAAAAATGACAACCTGATCGATTGGTTGAGAGAATACACGACTAATCCGGAAGCTGACGAACAGTTCCTACGCGGATTCTTAGGCAAAATGCTCTTCTCTGGAGAAGAAGTTCTTAAAAAAGCATCTGTTTTGTCCGGAGGTGAAAAAATGCGTTGTATGTTCTCCAGAATGATGCTTCAGGGAGCCAACTTCCTTATTTTTGACGAACCAACCAATCACCTGGATCTGGAATCAATCACCGCTTTAAACAACGGCTTGAAAGATTTCAAAGGATCTATGCTGTTTACCTCCCGTGACCACGAGTTGACAGAAACAGTAGCAAATCGTATTATAGAGCTGACTCCTAAAGGAATCATTGATAAACTGATGACTTACGATGAATACATCAATAGCGAAGCCGTTCAGGCACAAAGAGCAGAGATGTACAGCTAA
- a CDS encoding HlyD family secretion protein, with protein sequence METNNKEGKKSNKKFVIILVVLVLLGGGYGTYKYLHGQAHETTDDAQVDKNMSPIIPRVGGYVSKVFVKDNDIVKKGDTLFTIEPQDYLVKVQEAQAALLAAKSSLEVSKADVFASSANVAISDASIKSNVGSVDAAKIRAEQANNDYVRYSNLYNNHSITKQQYEQALTAKLEAEKQVEILQQQRNASASQRNAVVSKTTVASKQTSVAQANIERAKAVLDAANLSLSYTTVLASVDGQVSNIKIQPGQMINPGQSLFYIVDNSETWVVANFKETQLNKMRPGQKVTIKVDAFPDTEFEGEINSFSPATGSRFSLLPPDNATGNFVKTVQRLPVKIRLTDKNTTDKIALLRPGMNADVDVHVK encoded by the coding sequence ATGGAAACTAATAATAAAGAAGGTAAAAAATCAAATAAAAAATTTGTCATCATCCTGGTGGTTCTGGTACTGCTGGGAGGTGGATACGGTACATATAAATATTTACATGGTCAGGCTCATGAGACGACAGATGATGCACAGGTAGACAAGAATATGAGTCCTATTATCCCTCGTGTAGGCGGATATGTATCTAAAGTATTTGTAAAGGATAATGATATCGTAAAAAAAGGGGATACGCTGTTCACAATTGAACCTCAGGATTATCTGGTAAAAGTACAGGAGGCTCAGGCTGCTTTACTGGCTGCGAAGAGTTCTCTGGAGGTATCAAAAGCAGATGTTTTTGCATCTTCGGCCAATGTAGCGATCTCTGACGCAAGCATCAAATCTAATGTAGGTAGTGTGGATGCTGCCAAAATACGTGCTGAACAGGCTAATAACGATTATGTACGGTATTCAAATCTGTATAACAATCATTCTATCACCAAACAACAATACGAGCAGGCTTTAACAGCCAAGCTGGAAGCGGAGAAACAGGTAGAGATTCTGCAGCAACAACGTAATGCAAGTGCATCTCAGCGTAATGCGGTTGTGAGTAAGACTACGGTTGCTTCTAAGCAAACTTCAGTTGCACAGGCAAATATTGAACGTGCAAAAGCGGTTCTTGATGCGGCCAATCTCAGTCTTTCTTATACTACTGTGTTAGCTTCTGTAGATGGTCAGGTCTCGAATATCAAAATCCAGCCGGGTCAGATGATTAATCCCGGACAATCGTTGTTTTATATTGTTGACAACAGTGAAACCTGGGTTGTAGCCAATTTTAAGGAAACGCAGCTGAATAAAATGCGTCCGGGTCAGAAAGTAACTATTAAAGTAGATGCTTTCCCGGATACAGAATTTGAAGGTGAGATTAATTCTTTCTCTCCTGCTACAGGATCCCGTTTCTCTTTATTACCTCCGGATAATGCGACCGGTAACTTTGTGAAGACGGTACAACGTCTTCCTGTAAAAATCAGATTGACAGATAAAAATACAACTGACAAAATCGCATTATTGCGTCCGGGAATGAATGCGGACGTTGACGTTCATGTAAAATAG
- a CDS encoding TolC family protein has product MKIKLLGLGALLVFAHLDGFSQEKRKMTLAEIIQLASTQSTEAHLSDTKIESRRLEVQSAKNSQLPEAQLSGQYMLMTTPDINFHIPLGGEGGAPDIKANQLMLGRATINMPIYTGGKITESIHASENALKAEQWSALATKDQLAKRALSLYLNLYKAQQTNLLIEENIKRARQRVEDFKAMETNGVIARNDLLKAELQLSNYLVAQQEAQKNVKVMNYQLANFLKLDEQTEFAQIDLETVNVPNLHASMETAVAHRSDLKAAEAQHDVALNQVKIAKAANYPTLFATGGYTAMDVKNVITVKNAMNVGVGVSYDISSVYKNKKNVNVARNKVREVEDNMSLLNDQIKVQVQQANENYELAKAQDRVYVQAVDQANENFRIVKDKYDNGVADTDDLLEADVQQLQSRINLAIGKANTVEKYYDLLLTNGEINQK; this is encoded by the coding sequence ATGAAAATTAAATTATTGGGATTGGGTGCACTTTTAGTGTTTGCTCATCTGGATGGGTTTTCTCAGGAAAAACGTAAGATGACTCTGGCTGAAATTATACAATTAGCCAGTACACAAAGCACAGAAGCCCACTTGTCCGATACCAAAATCGAAAGCCGCAGGTTAGAAGTACAATCTGCAAAAAACAGTCAGCTACCGGAAGCACAATTAAGCGGCCAGTATATGTTGATGACCACTCCGGATATCAATTTCCATATACCACTCGGGGGAGAGGGAGGTGCACCTGATATCAAAGCTAATCAGCTTATGCTGGGAAGAGCTACGATCAATATGCCGATCTATACCGGTGGTAAGATCACGGAAAGTATCCACGCTTCTGAAAATGCATTGAAAGCTGAACAATGGTCAGCACTGGCGACAAAAGACCAGCTCGCTAAGCGGGCATTGTCCTTATATCTGAATCTGTATAAGGCACAGCAGACAAATCTGCTGATTGAAGAAAATATCAAACGTGCCAGACAACGTGTTGAGGATTTTAAAGCTATGGAAACAAATGGAGTGATTGCCCGTAACGATCTGTTGAAGGCAGAATTGCAATTGTCTAATTATCTGGTGGCGCAACAGGAAGCGCAGAAGAATGTGAAAGTGATGAATTATCAACTGGCGAATTTTCTGAAACTGGATGAACAGACTGAATTTGCACAGATAGATCTGGAAACAGTGAATGTTCCGAATCTGCACGCTTCTATGGAGACAGCTGTGGCTCATCGTTCGGATCTGAAAGCTGCGGAGGCACAGCATGATGTAGCCCTGAACCAGGTGAAAATTGCTAAAGCCGCTAACTATCCCACTTTGTTTGCTACAGGTGGCTATACGGCAATGGATGTAAAGAATGTCATCACCGTAAAGAATGCTATGAATGTGGGTGTAGGAGTGTCATATGATATCAGTTCAGTGTATAAGAATAAAAAGAATGTAAATGTTGCCCGCAATAAAGTTCGTGAGGTAGAGGATAATATGAGTCTGCTGAATGATCAGATCAAAGTTCAGGTACAGCAAGCTAATGAAAACTATGAACTGGCAAAAGCACAGGACAGGGTATATGTACAGGCGGTAGATCAGGCCAATGAAAACTTCCGAATCGTAAAAGATAAGTATGATAACGGTGTGGCAGATACTGACGATCTGCTGGAAGCTGACGTACAACAACTGCAAAGCAGGATCAATCTGGCTATCGGGAAAGCAAATACAGTAGAGAAGTATTATGATCTACTATTGACTAATGGAGAAATCAATCAGAAATAA
- a CDS encoding TetR family transcriptional regulator, with the protein MEINEKQLEILNVAENLFSIKGFDGTSVRDIASEANVNVAMINYYFGSKEGLLDTLINVRVENFKMNGESLKDISSPMEKVDKMIELYVKSMNCNRGLYQVIAVESTIKRKLLLSESFQELKYHNLRVIEEVVQDGVDKGVFQPGNSYIHIHATLMGTFMNFQMNYLFLKSALNMDSEEAYSNYIETELVHYLQKNIKALLTYEN; encoded by the coding sequence ATGGAGATAAACGAAAAGCAACTGGAAATACTGAATGTCGCCGAGAATCTTTTTTCGATAAAGGGGTTTGACGGAACTTCTGTTCGGGATATTGCCAGCGAAGCCAACGTAAATGTGGCTATGATCAATTATTACTTCGGATCGAAAGAGGGGCTGCTGGATACATTGATCAATGTACGCGTGGAGAATTTTAAAATGAATGGTGAAAGTTTGAAGGATATTTCATCTCCGATGGAAAAAGTGGATAAGATGATTGAGTTATACGTCAAATCGATGAATTGTAACCGTGGATTATATCAGGTCATAGCTGTCGAATCGACTATTAAGCGTAAGCTGCTGCTTTCGGAGTCATTTCAGGAGCTTAAATACCACAATCTACGTGTAATTGAAGAAGTTGTTCAGGATGGAGTGGATAAAGGAGTTTTTCAGCCTGGAAATAGCTATATACATATTCATGCTACGCTGATGGGTACATTTATGAATTTTCAAATGAACTATTTATTTCTCAAATCAGCATTGAATATGGATTCGGAAGAAGCGTATTCCAATTACATTGAAACAGAACTGGTTCATTATTTACAAAAGAATATTAAAGCACTACTCACATATGAAAATTAA
- a CDS encoding TonB-dependent receptor, with translation MTKLRPILFILFLFTVQYAHSQGNNLIELSGHIIDQESKQPISGVTVLVEGTVNGTSTNDKGDFKLTTRAKYPFKLKVSAVGFAARTYEITGPESNLNLELLTQTILGKEVVVTASRVEENILKSPVAIEKLDIRAIRQSPAPSFYDALENVKGVQMTTSSITFKIPNTRGFNIPNNFRFVQLADGVDMQAATLGVPLGNAIGPTELDIASIEITPGASSALYGMNAINGMANLLTKNPFLYQGLSVYSKNGLNHTGGTGRELSNLTENAIRYAKAFNNKFAFKVNLSYLRGTDWLSNSYQDQNPNNLVTANPSYPELDGINNIAYDGWNIYGDENNNAVTVSGLTYNGKSNQSLIVRRTGYKEQDLSKPTVENLKFDAALHYRLSENAELSYSYRFGRMDGVFQRGNKIQLDNVRVQNHKLELKGSDYNIRTYISSENTGDSYNIKPLADNLDLTHLSNNAWRDKFKSSLQTQLNNGVALADAARQARADADLGRVEAGTKAFDELKNTIIGINNWDHTNAGVSTGTSTGGAKLKQMSRTYHANGQWDLSRHVEVVDILLGADATIYEVIPDGNNFVDFKRPVAERNIPLENGSFGENVYYKKFGGFTQVTKSLLEEKLKLFASLRVDYNPEFKAKFNPRFAAVYTLAEKHNFRASFQNGFRFPALFEALSFVNNGNVRRVGGLSYINEGLGYLDNSYTLASVNNFNAAVNKDVAGGLTANDAALKNKGLLTVTDLKATDPERITSFEIGYKSVILDNKLAIDWDIYSNVYHGFLGQVEVAVPSTDRITTDASVIDMLAANRTKQTRYRVYTNAKNSYNNYGSSLGLTYNFYEKYTLSGNINYSAITENKEKDIFVTGFNTPKWATNLSFGNREILPNFGFNIVWKWQDAFDWESPLVNARVNAYSNIDAQVSYRVGKATIKAGGSNIFNKHYIQYAGGPTLGALYYTAITFDNIL, from the coding sequence ATGACAAAACTTCGACCTATCCTTTTTATTTTATTCCTCTTTACAGTGCAATACGCACATAGTCAAGGCAATAATCTTATTGAATTATCCGGCCACATTATTGACCAGGAGTCAAAACAACCTATCTCGGGAGTAACCGTACTCGTCGAAGGAACAGTCAACGGTACATCGACCAATGATAAGGGAGATTTCAAATTGACCACAAGAGCAAAATACCCGTTCAAACTAAAAGTATCAGCAGTAGGATTCGCAGCACGAACCTATGAGATCACCGGCCCTGAATCCAATTTAAATCTGGAACTGCTCACGCAGACTATATTGGGAAAAGAAGTAGTAGTCACTGCTTCCAGAGTAGAGGAAAATATTCTTAAATCTCCGGTAGCGATTGAAAAACTTGATATACGAGCCATTCGTCAGTCTCCTGCTCCCAGTTTTTACGATGCCCTGGAAAATGTAAAAGGTGTTCAGATGACGACTTCCAGTATTACCTTTAAAATCCCAAATACAAGAGGATTTAATATCCCTAATAATTTTCGTTTCGTACAACTGGCTGATGGTGTAGACATGCAGGCTGCCACTCTTGGCGTTCCGCTTGGAAATGCAATTGGACCTACCGAACTGGATATTGCCAGTATAGAGATCACTCCCGGAGCTTCATCCGCATTATATGGCATGAATGCCATTAACGGTATGGCCAATCTGCTTACAAAAAATCCTTTTTTGTATCAGGGACTCAGTGTATATAGCAAAAACGGACTTAATCATACAGGAGGTACAGGACGCGAACTTAGCAATCTGACTGAAAATGCGATCCGCTATGCTAAAGCATTTAACAACAAATTTGCATTCAAAGTCAATCTAAGCTATCTGAGAGGAACAGACTGGCTATCTAATTCATATCAGGACCAGAATCCGAACAACCTTGTAACAGCCAATCCTTCCTACCCTGAATTAGACGGCATCAACAATATTGCATATGACGGGTGGAACATCTACGGAGATGAAAATAATAATGCTGTGACGGTATCAGGATTAACATATAACGGCAAGTCTAATCAATCATTAATCGTCAGAAGAACGGGTTACAAAGAACAGGATTTATCGAAACCTACTGTTGAGAATCTCAAATTTGATGCTGCACTGCATTACCGGCTAAGCGAAAATGCGGAACTATCCTATAGCTACCGTTTTGGACGTATGGATGGTGTATTTCAAAGAGGTAACAAAATTCAACTTGACAATGTAAGAGTACAGAATCATAAGTTAGAGTTAAAAGGAAGCGATTACAACATCCGCACCTATATTTCTTCTGAGAATACCGGCGATTCATACAACATCAAGCCACTGGCAGACAATCTGGATCTTACCCATTTATCCAATAATGCCTGGAGAGATAAATTCAAATCCTCTCTGCAAACACAGCTCAACAACGGAGTTGCTCTGGCTGATGCAGCCCGACAAGCACGTGCCGATGCGGATCTGGGGCGTGTAGAAGCCGGAACAAAGGCTTTTGATGAACTCAAAAACACAATTATCGGGATCAACAACTGGGATCATACCAATGCAGGCGTATCTACCGGAACAAGTACCGGAGGTGCAAAACTCAAACAAATGAGCCGTACCTATCATGCAAACGGACAATGGGATCTTTCCCGTCATGTAGAAGTGGTAGACATACTGTTAGGTGCAGATGCGACTATTTATGAAGTTATACCGGACGGAAACAATTTTGTAGATTTCAAAAGACCTGTTGCCGAGCGTAATATCCCTTTGGAAAATGGCTCTTTCGGAGAAAATGTATACTATAAAAAATTCGGAGGATTCACTCAGGTAACCAAATCTCTGCTGGAAGAAAAGTTAAAGCTTTTTGCTTCCCTTCGTGTAGATTATAATCCCGAATTCAAAGCCAAATTTAATCCTAGGTTTGCTGCCGTATATACACTAGCTGAAAAACATAATTTCAGAGCTTCTTTCCAGAACGGCTTCCGTTTCCCGGCACTCTTTGAGGCCCTTTCTTTTGTCAACAATGGGAATGTACGTCGTGTAGGAGGACTTTCCTATATAAATGAAGGCTTAGGCTATCTGGACAATTCATACACACTGGCCTCTGTCAACAATTTTAATGCAGCAGTGAATAAAGATGTAGCAGGAGGATTAACAGCAAATGATGCTGCATTAAAAAACAAAGGACTTCTGACCGTCACCGATCTGAAAGCCACCGACCCCGAACGTATTACTTCTTTCGAAATCGGCTACAAGAGTGTGATTCTGGATAACAAACTGGCTATTGACTGGGATATCTACAGCAATGTATATCACGGTTTCTTAGGACAGGTAGAGGTAGCAGTCCCCTCTACAGACCGCATCACTACAGATGCTTCTGTAATCGATATGCTGGCTGCAAATCGTACTAAACAAACCCGATACAGAGTATATACCAATGCTAAAAACAGTTATAATAACTATGGTAGTTCATTGGGACTGACCTACAATTTTTACGAAAAATATACCCTTTCCGGAAATATTAATTACAGTGCCATCACTGAAAATAAAGAGAAAGATATCTTCGTCACCGGATTTAACACACCTAAATGGGCGACTAATCTTTCTTTTGGCAACAGAGAAATACTGCCAAACTTCGGATTCAATATTGTGTGGAAATGGCAGGATGCCTTTGACTGGGAGAGTCCGCTCGTCAATGCAAGGGTAAATGCATACAGCAATATCGATGCGCAGGTAAGCTACAGAGTCGGAAAAGCAACCATAAAAGCAGGTGGAAGTAACATCTTTAACAAGCACTATATTCAGTATGCCGGAGGTCCGACACTCGGAGCCTTATATTATACGGCTATTACTTTTGACAATATTTTATAG
- a CDS encoding MDR family MFS transporter, translating into METLQQDSLVEYGFRRVVITITAVLCALLEIVDTTIVNVALNDMKGSLGATLTDVAWVITAYAIANVIVIPMTSWLSQQFGRRNYFAASIIIFTVASFLCGNATNIWELVFFRFIQGMGGGALLVTAQTIITESYPPEKRSMAQAIYGMGVIVGPTLGPPLGGYIVDEYSWPYIFYINVPLGIIATLLTLSFVRSPKYGKKQSASEVDWWGVVFLIMFIGSLQYVLEHGQQDDWFENRTIVTLSILSFFGLFFFIWRELTYKNPIVNLRVLKDKNLQVGTIMSFILGFGLFGSTFIIPIYTQSILGWSATDAGLLLIPSSIMTGLMMPFIGKMIQAGLPQKYMVAVGLCIFFGFSFFMYGILTNDTGSEHMFWPLIIRGVGLGLLFVPVMTLSLSTLQGKAIGEGAAFTGMMRQLGGSFGIALITTFISRDSQKHRVDLVSHLDSSSFEVQQRIQQMQANFMSKGFSSNEALAKAHQLLDLSVTKQAAVLSYMDVFLYLGIVFLICVPFVLTIKQGKNKVDMSSVH; encoded by the coding sequence ATGGAAACATTACAACAGGATAGTCTGGTTGAATATGGTTTCCGTCGTGTAGTCATCACGATTACGGCTGTATTATGTGCCTTACTGGAAATTGTGGATACGACTATTGTCAATGTAGCCTTGAATGACATGAAGGGCTCTCTGGGCGCTACATTGACAGATGTGGCATGGGTGATCACAGCCTATGCTATTGCCAATGTAATCGTTATCCCGATGACCAGCTGGCTTTCACAACAGTTTGGACGACGGAACTATTTCGCAGCTTCCATTATAATTTTTACGGTTGCATCCTTTTTATGTGGTAATGCAACCAATATCTGGGAACTTGTTTTCTTCAGGTTTATTCAGGGTATGGGCGGAGGTGCGCTTCTGGTAACAGCACAGACGATTATCACAGAGAGTTATCCTCCTGAAAAAAGAAGTATGGCACAGGCTATCTACGGTATGGGTGTCATTGTGGGACCTACCTTAGGTCCTCCGTTGGGTGGATATATCGTAGATGAATATTCGTGGCCGTATATATTTTATATAAATGTGCCTTTGGGTATTATCGCGACACTTTTAACCTTATCTTTCGTCAGAAGTCCGAAATATGGTAAGAAACAGTCTGCCAGTGAAGTGGATTGGTGGGGTGTGGTCTTTCTGATTATGTTTATCGGATCGCTGCAGTATGTGCTTGAACACGGACAGCAGGACGACTGGTTTGAGAACCGTACGATTGTCACGCTGTCGATCTTATCTTTCTTTGGGTTGTTTTTCTTTATCTGGCGCGAATTGACATACAAGAATCCGATTGTCAATCTTCGGGTGCTGAAAGATAAAAACCTGCAGGTAGGAACTATTATGAGTTTTATTCTGGGATTCGGTTTGTTTGGTTCCACCTTTATTATTCCGATCTACACGCAGTCCATTCTGGGCTGGTCTGCTACGGATGCAGGATTGTTGCTTATCCCGAGTTCGATTATGACCGGATTGATGATGCCGTTTATAGGGAAAATGATTCAGGCTGGCTTACCACAAAAATATATGGTCGCAGTAGGCTTGTGTATATTTTTCGGCTTCTCATTTTTTATGTATGGTATCCTGACGAATGATACAGGATCGGAGCATATGTTCTGGCCGCTGATTATCCGGGGGGTAGGTCTGGGACTGTTATTTGTACCGGTGATGACTTTATCTCTCTCTACTTTACAGGGAAAAGCAATCGGAGAGGGTGCCGCATTTACAGGGATGATGCGTCAGCTTGGCGGATCCTTCGGTATAGCTTTGATCACAACTTTTATATCCAGAGATTCACAAAAGCATCGGGTAGATCTGGTGTCACATCTGGACTCCAGCAGTTTTGAAGTGCAGCAGCGTATACAGCAAATGCAGGCTAATTTTATGTCTAAGGGATTCAGTTCAAATGAAGCACTGGCTAAAGCGCATCAGCTGCTGGATCTTTCTGTCACCAAACAAGCCGCAGTGCTTTCTTATATGGATGTATTTCTGTATCTGGGAATTGTTTTTCTGATTTGTGTGCCTTTTGTACTGACGATCAAACAAGGTAAAAATAAAGTGGATATGTCCAGTGTCCATTAA